One Paenibacillus sp. SYP-B4298 genomic window, CTGAGATGGGCATTACGAAGCTTGTCTATCTGCAGCGGCTAACCGAATTGGCTCCCTATCTCATCAAGCATTGCAAGGGACGTTATCTGACGACCATCCGTTACCCGAACGGCATTCATGGCAAGTCCTTCTATCAGAAAAACTGCCCGCAGCCGCGCCCTGATTTTGTTACCCTCGCTCCATTGGAAACAATAGATTACATCGAGCTGAACTCGCTGCCTACCTTGCTCTGGCTGGGCAATCTGGCTTGCCTGGAGTTTCACGCCTCCTTCGACCGGATCGGCGAGCCCGTACATCCAACCGAATGGATGATTGATCTTGATCCCTCGCTGGAGGATGAGCCGCGCATTATGGAAGCGGCCTCCATCGTTGGGGAGCTGCTGCGCTCGCTTGGAATTCAGTCCGTTCCGAAAACCTCGGGAGCTACCGGAGTACAGATCATCGTGCCGCTTCAGCCTGAGCTGACCTTTGATGAGCTGCGGGTCATCGGCCAGTTCGTAGGGGAATTCGTCTCCCGTGCCCATCCTCACCTGTTCACCATCGAGCGCATGAAGAAGGATCGCGGCACCTGCATTTATTTCGACTACCTCCAGCATTACCGCGGCAAAACCTTGTCCGCTCCCTATACGCCGCGAGCCCGCAAAGCCTCCAGTGTCTCTACGCCACTCCTATGGGAGGAGGTTGCGCGCGACGTCAAGCCTGCAGATTATCATCTGCTCAACATCGCCTCGCGCCTGCAGAAGATGGGCGATCTGATCGATACCGTTCCACCGCAGAGGCTGCGGCCAATCCTGCAATTCATCCGCAGCGGGAAGCAAGCCGCTCCGCTACAGTAGCGGAGATAGCATCCGCGACACAGCCTCCCCTATCTTCTGCGAACGGGGCCTTCGCTTGAAGCTGGACAGTTGCAGCTCCGTGCTATCTTGAATGTCCCGCGCGAAGTCCTGCTCCATCCTGCGAATCACTGCTTGGTTGAACAGCAGCGCCGTCAGCTCGAAATTACTGAAGAAGCTGCGCATATCCATATTGGCGGTGCCGACGGAAGCAAGCAGTTGGTCGACAATGAGCGTCTTGCAATGTATGAAGCCCTTCTGATAACGGAAGATGCGTACCCCGGCATCCAGCAGCTCCTCCACATAAGAGAGCGAGGCGCGCATGACCAACCTGGAGTCACAGGTTTGGGGTATGATTAGCCGAACATCAACCCCGCTTACCGCAGCCGTCTTCAACCCCATCATCAGACTGGCATCCGGTATAAAGTAGGGTGTCGTTATATAGATGCGGGATTTGGCTACAGCGATGGCGTTGAAGAATACCTCCAGCAACGCATCCGAGCTGCTGTCTGGCCCGCTCGTCAAAATCTGTACCTGATCCAGCCCCGCGCATGTATGCTGCGGGAACAGTCCCGGAACATTCAGTCTCTCCTTAGCGGCAAACCACCAATCACGCGAGAAGACATCCTGCAGTGAATAGACAGCATCTCCATATAGTCGAAGATGCGTATCACGCCAGTAGCCTAGCTTCGGATCACCCCCAATGTATTCGTTGCCGATATTGATGCCCCCAAGGAAACCGACCTTCCCATCGATCACGGCGATTTTGCGGTGATTGCGGTAATTCATTCGTTTCTCGAAAAATGCGATTCGCGGCGGCAGGAAGCAGACCGCCCTCACTCCGGCAGCCTCCAGCGCAGCAAAATACGCGCCACTCGTCTCGTAGCTGCCCACTCCGTCATAGATCAGGCGAATCTGCACGCCCTCAGCCGCCTTGGTCAGCAAGGCGCTCCGAAAGCGCTGACCCGTCTCATCATCACGAATCGTGTAATATTCCAGATGTATATGATGCTGTGCAGCAGCAATCGCCTCCAGCAGCCGTTCATACGTCTCCTCTCCGTCCTGCAGCACCTCAATCTCATTACAGCATGTTATCGGCGACAGACTAAAGCTCTGGAGCAGATGAAACAGCCGCTCCTGATGAATGAATGTCTCCTCTCCCAGCTCCTGAATTCGATGCACCAGCTTCGAACGCCGCAACGCTTCCCGTCTTAGCTCCGAAGGAATGATCCCTTGGCGGCGCACGGTACGCCTTCGCTGAAATTCCTGAGCCATGAAGTAATACATAACGAAGCCGATAAGCGGAAAGACAAACAAAATCAACTGCCAGGCCACTGCTTTGGACGGACGGCGGTACTCGCCAACCAATATGGCCAGCACCTGCAAAATGAAGATGAGCAGTGCAACAATCACCCATAGCATGGCTGTTCTCCTTTCTGGGGCTCCTATCCTAGCTTTGACTTCTCTTACTTGCTCTATACTTATGAGATGGAGCAGTTCCCCTAACACCTGCGAAAGCCTTGCACGCAGACGGGTCTATTTTTGTCCCCAGACGAATAAATAGCTAGAAGGCTAATCTATCCCAACAGCCAAAGGAGGAGGAACTGCGCATGTTCAGAGAAAGCAAGCAGCGTGCAACGATACACGACACACTGATCGGTCAGGGAGCCAAGGCAGAGGGAAGCTTTCACTGTGAATCGGGCATTCGGATTGAAGGCGAGTATCAAGGTGAGATGATATGCAAGGGCGAGGTCATTGTTGGCGAGTATGGAGTATGCCGCTCCACGATCTCGGCTCCGGAGGTGACCATTGCCGGGATCGTACATGGGGAGGTACATACACAAGGCAGGCTGACGATTACTGCATCGGGTCAACTGCATGGCATAGCCATTGCCCAAAGCCTGGTCATTCATGAGGGTGGACTGCTGAATGGCACATGCAGGATGGAGAAGCAAGCCCCTGCCAAGATGCTGTCTCATGATGCCTCCAAGGAACGAAGCGACAAGGATAATGGGAGCACCAAGGACAAAAAAGCGCTGCAGGCAGGCTGAGCGGCTCGCAGCCCACTAACGCTCCACAGCAAGCAGCCCCCAAGCCGATCAAGTCGGTTGGGGGCTGCGGCGTATTTGAAGCCAGCGGCCTCTTACAGCTTCGCATGCGCACTCGGAGCCGAGCACGGTGCGAAGCCCTATAGCGACGGGGAGCGACTTGGACGCAAGCTCGCCTGCGCTGAGGGCAGCATGGAGCTGGTCGCCTGCCAGACATGGGCAAGCACAGCCTGAGCCGATTGTCCCCGGCAGAACGCTCTCCTCTCCCTAGGTGGCAATATCTCGCTTGTTGAAGATGTACCAGGTCAGGGCGATGAACACAACATAATATACGGCGAGCACAGTGAGTGAGAAGCTCAGCGTAAATTCGCCCAACTCCCCGATGCGAATGACCGACTCATCCAGATAGCGGCTCACATCCATGTGGAGGAACAGCAAATATTTGGCCCACTTCTGACCTAGCATCATGAACAGTGAGGAGATGCCTTGACCCGCGAACAGCATGAACATCGCAAGCCCGATTGCGAAGCTGCCGCTGCGGAAGACCGTCGAGATCAGGAAGGATAGCGTGACGACCATCAGCAGCGAGATGTATTTGTACACGCTCTGCAGCATATAGTAGCTGAGCGGCGACAGATTATCAGCTCCGACTCGATAGGTTGGGTCTCCACCGAACATAAGCCAGGTGGTCAAGTAGTTCCATACGAACAGAATCAGCAGGAACAGGAGCGAGAACAGCACGACGGACACATATTTGGATAGCAATATTTTGGAGCGGCTCCAGGGACGGATCATGAGCAGCTTGATCGTGCCTGTACTGAACTCACCCGCTACTGTCTCCGCAGCTACGACCACCGAATAGATCGTGACGAGAAAGAATCCGATTGCCATGCCCACAGGAAAGGCGCTCCACATAGAGTCAGGCCCGGCATCCGGCAAAGTCATCATCAGCACAGACGGCGCCAGCGTCAAGACCAGCAGAATGCCGAGCATCACCCAGGTGCGCGGACGGCGGTAGATCTTCATATTCTCGTTGCGTATCAGTTGGATAAAATCAAACAATCTGTTCCCCTCCCGTCACTTCAAGGAATTGATCCTCCAGAGATTTCGTATGGGAGCGGATACCATAGACCTTGATACCAGCCGCGACTAGCCGTGCATTAATCTGTGGAATCTCCTCGCGCTCTACCGTCAGCAGCAGCCTGCTCCCTTCATGCGCCGCCTGCAGGTCTGCCAGCAGGAGGGTAGCCTCCATCGGCTGATCCACCTCGAACGCCACCTGAACCGCTTGTTCTTGAGCGCCAGCGTTAATCTGGCGAACATCAATCAGCTTGCCAGCCTGTATGATCGCCACCCGGTCGCACATCAGCTCCATCTCCGACAACAGATGGCTGGAGACGAATACTGACGTCCCCTCCTCCGAAGCGAGGCGACGGAGATAATCGCGCAGCTCGCGAATTCCCGCCGGGTCGAGTCCATTAGTAGGCTCGTCCAGTATAAGCAGCGACGGCTTGTGCAGGATTGCCTGCGCTACTCCGAGCCGCTGCCGCATCCCCAGGGAATACGTCTTCACCTTATCGTGAATTCGCGCTCCCATGCCGGTCAGCTCCACCACCTCGTCAATTCGCTGCCGAGGGGTGCCGGGGAACATCCGTGCATAATGCAACAGATTATCGTAACCGCTGAGATATTTATACATTTCCGGATTTTCAACAATCGCCCCTACATGACGAATCGCTTTCTCATATTCGTTGCTGATTCGATGCCCGCGAATGGTGATCTCACCCGATGTCAGCCTCATGAGGCCAACCATCATGCGAATCGTCGTTGTTTTACCTGATCCGTTCGGACCCAAGAAGCCGAACACTTCACCCGGGGGCACATCCAGCGTCAACTGGTCGATTATTGTCCGGCTGCCGATCCGCTTGGTTACGTTGGACAGTCTGACAATCGGCTCCCGCATACTCTCGTGCATGTTTCACCCTCCTGCTCTTCGTTTAGTCTGCCTGCCGGGCTACCTTCATGCCGAGGATGGCAGCAAGGTTCACAACCTTATAGACAGCTACAGGTTCAGATAACAAAACTCTTATCAATTATAACGAAGTGCAGCCGCCAAAAGTATCATCTTTAGCAAAAATTTAAGGTTCGCTCCGCTTAATTCGTGCAGAACGAACCTTATTAAGAAGTTGCAGATGCCGCAGGCCAGCGTTCATTCTGATCAAAAGGCAGGGGCAGCCAGCAGATGATGACTTTCCAGGTATGGCTTATTCTCCTTGAGCACCGTAATCATCAGTTCCCCATCCTGTACGCGGGAGCTCCCCTGATTCGGCACGTCCTTCTTTAGCTCCTCACTGCATTTCATACAGCAGCCCAACGGATGGATAACCCGAAAAAAACCGGTGCGGAACAATTGATGAGCCTGATGAATCGGTTCTAACTGGTAACATATGACACAATAATACATCTCAGAATGATTCATGGTCTGCCAGCTCTCCTTCTTTTTCGACAACTACCAAATGTATCATATTATCGATTTTTGTTACATTTCGTATCCGTTTATATGTATTATTTTATCCAGATAGCGAAATTTGTCAAGCATGGAATAAGAATAACGCCTTCTTTTGTCGGATTTCACAGTTGAGGCCGTCCTTGACAGGTACAGCTTCACCTTGGCTCTCTAGTTTTCAGCTTATGAGGACAGGCCGATTTTTAGAACTACATCGTTCACACGACCGTTTTCTCAGGGATTATATATTCAGCTTATATAGGCTTCTATGACGAAATATGATAGAATATATTTGAAAATATAATAATCTTTTCTATACAGGAGGCACGCCCTTTGTATACTTCACCCCATATTACATGGCAGTCATCTGCATTGACCCGGCAGGAACGCAATCGTCGCAATGGACACCACAGTTGTACTCTCTGGCTCACCGGCCTCTCCGGCTCGGGCAAGTCCACCTTGGCTTTTGCCCTGGAGCATGAGCTGTTTGCACGCGGCAAGTCTGTCTATGTGCTGGACGGCGATAACATTCGGCACGGACTTAACGGCGACCTGGGCTTCTCTCCCGAGGACCGAAGCGAGAATATCCGCCGAATTGGGGAGGTCTCGAAGCTAATGGCTGATGCCGGGCTGATCGTCCTGTGTGCTTTTATATCCCCGCATGAGGAGGATCGGGCAATGGTGCGCGCCTCTTATGCGCAGGAAGAATTCATAGAGGTCTATGTCAAATGCTCGTTGGAGGAATGCGAGAGGAGAGATCCTAAGGGGCTGTACAAGAAGGCTCGCAGCGGAGAGATTACAAGCTTCACCGGCGTCTCTGCAAGCTATGACGTCCCTGCGACACCTGCTGTTACGATTGACACCGAGATACTGACCGTCGAGCAGTCGGTTGAGCTGTTGCTAGATTACCTGGATACACGCGGATTACTGAATATGAATTGATGTTCTCAATTAAGGGACGTGTCATCCGAATGGGGTCTGTCCGAGCGGGACGATGCAAAATGATACAGAACGATGGGGTCAATCGTTAGCAGCCTGCTGAACAGGTCTTCGCTGCTCTTTGGCTCGGAGGGAGCCGTCATATACGCGCAAGAATAAGCCCTGACAGACAGCATGTGAAGTGCTGCCTGTCAGGGCTTATTCAATGCAAGGCTGAGGGGAGTTCCATTGTGATCGCCGAACTTACGAGCTCGGCATGGCGCTGCCCGCCCTTGTCGCATATCGGCTAGTGAATAACCACAACTGGCTACCCTCACCGCCAATCGCCGCCTCAGGGCGAGCTCTGCTCCATATGCATATGAAGCCACTTGCTGAATCGGCCCTTGCTGTCGCTGGACAACTGCTGGTATCCGCCCTGCTGGATTAACTCTCCGCGCTCCATGACCAGCACCTGATCCGCATAGCGAATCGTCGGCAGGCGGTGGGCGATCATGATGATCGTCACTTTCCCCTTGAG contains:
- a CDS encoding bactofilin family protein; amino-acid sequence: MFRESKQRATIHDTLIGQGAKAEGSFHCESGIRIEGEYQGEMICKGEVIVGEYGVCRSTISAPEVTIAGIVHGEVHTQGRLTITASGQLHGIAIAQSLVIHEGGLLNGTCRMEKQAPAKMLSHDASKERSDKDNGSTKDKKALQAG
- a CDS encoding ABC transporter permease produces the protein MFDFIQLIRNENMKIYRRPRTWVMLGILLVLTLAPSVLMMTLPDAGPDSMWSAFPVGMAIGFFLVTIYSVVVAAETVAGEFSTGTIKLLMIRPWSRSKILLSKYVSVVLFSLLFLLILFVWNYLTTWLMFGGDPTYRVGADNLSPLSYYMLQSVYKYISLLMVVTLSFLISTVFRSGSFAIGLAMFMLFAGQGISSLFMMLGQKWAKYLLFLHMDVSRYLDESVIRIGELGEFTLSFSLTVLAVYYVVFIALTWYIFNKRDIAT
- the cysC gene encoding adenylyl-sulfate kinase, with amino-acid sequence MYTSPHITWQSSALTRQERNRRNGHHSCTLWLTGLSGSGKSTLAFALEHELFARGKSVYVLDGDNIRHGLNGDLGFSPEDRSENIRRIGEVSKLMADAGLIVLCAFISPHEEDRAMVRASYAQEEFIEVYVKCSLEECERRDPKGLYKKARSGEITSFTGVSASYDVPATPAVTIDTEILTVEQSVELLLDYLDTRGLLNMN
- the cls gene encoding cardiolipin synthase produces the protein MLWVIVALLIFILQVLAILVGEYRRPSKAVAWQLILFVFPLIGFVMYYFMAQEFQRRRTVRRQGIIPSELRREALRRSKLVHRIQELGEETFIHQERLFHLLQSFSLSPITCCNEIEVLQDGEETYERLLEAIAAAQHHIHLEYYTIRDDETGQRFRSALLTKAAEGVQIRLIYDGVGSYETSGAYFAALEAAGVRAVCFLPPRIAFFEKRMNYRNHRKIAVIDGKVGFLGGINIGNEYIGGDPKLGYWRDTHLRLYGDAVYSLQDVFSRDWWFAAKERLNVPGLFPQHTCAGLDQVQILTSGPDSSSDALLEVFFNAIAVAKSRIYITTPYFIPDASLMMGLKTAAVSGVDVRLIIPQTCDSRLVMRASLSYVEELLDAGVRIFRYQKGFIHCKTLIVDQLLASVGTANMDMRSFFSNFELTALLFNQAVIRRMEQDFARDIQDSTELQLSSFKRRPRSQKIGEAVSRMLSPLL
- the ligD gene encoding non-homologous end-joining DNA ligase; amino-acid sequence: MPAAVQGSILIEGQELAITNPDKLLWPEMGITKLVYLQRLTELAPYLIKHCKGRYLTTIRYPNGIHGKSFYQKNCPQPRPDFVTLAPLETIDYIELNSLPTLLWLGNLACLEFHASFDRIGEPVHPTEWMIDLDPSLEDEPRIMEAASIVGELLRSLGIQSVPKTSGATGVQIIVPLQPELTFDELRVIGQFVGEFVSRAHPHLFTIERMKKDRGTCIYFDYLQHYRGKTLSAPYTPRARKASSVSTPLLWEEVARDVKPADYHLLNIASRLQKMGDLIDTVPPQRLRPILQFIRSGKQAAPLQ
- a CDS encoding ABC transporter ATP-binding protein, which codes for MHESMREPIVRLSNVTKRIGSRTIIDQLTLDVPPGEVFGFLGPNGSGKTTTIRMMVGLMRLTSGEITIRGHRISNEYEKAIRHVGAIVENPEMYKYLSGYDNLLHYARMFPGTPRQRIDEVVELTGMGARIHDKVKTYSLGMRQRLGVAQAILHKPSLLILDEPTNGLDPAGIRELRDYLRRLASEEGTSVFVSSHLLSEMELMCDRVAIIQAGKLIDVRQINAGAQEQAVQVAFEVDQPMEATLLLADLQAAHEGSRLLLTVEREEIPQINARLVAAGIKVYGIRSHTKSLEDQFLEVTGGEQIV